From a single Bacteroidales bacterium genomic region:
- the asnB gene encoding asparagine synthase (glutamine-hydrolyzing): MCGICGIIEKNKDNSSLMVDMLKIIEHRGPDDYSVYNHKDFCLGHRRLAIIDLNTGNQPIFNEDKSICIIFNGEIYNYKELKTELLQKGHSFSTATDTEVIVHLYEEEGTDFIQKLNGIFAFALLDKNNDRLLLVRDHFGVKPLHYYFNNGLFIFGSEQKSILLHPLVSRNINYNSLHSHLNLRYTQRNETLFEGIKRLPPAHFLIFENQSIHIKKYWKLKPQPDASMNEKEAIEKMHFFMKQAVERQLMSDVPLGVYLSGGMDSSTIVQKMHELGVEKINTFTMGFNEPTDEFPDAEQIAKHFNTNHHTLSLSLNPMQQFPQVIWHAEEPKINLLQGFNMSKFVRQNITVVLGGLGGDELFAGYDIHKFIFPFNKFHRLTPLWLQKIFRWKSELLFKMQNPTHTLTLDEYRRGLQMLLALGNIERFYLILRNVWDFDNGFYKEIYHQDFYRQMLAESQKVHTEFDAFFKDSRHLNALDQVLFTEFQSKMTNDYLLTEDRMSMANSIEERVPFLDLDLVNFGFSIPIHLKIKNNQTKYLFRKAMAQKLPQKIITKKKWGFTVNAYLQFQKDLKATAEKILTPEFIEKQGIFNYSYIRRIIEHSPHPKMRWHYNYIWIVMGLAIWQKMYIDGDNFKKKEIDLKQYFS; encoded by the coding sequence ATGTGCGGTATCTGCGGCATCATTGAAAAAAACAAAGACAATTCATCTTTGATGGTGGATATGCTCAAAATTATTGAGCACCGCGGACCTGATGATTACTCTGTTTACAATCATAAAGATTTTTGCCTTGGCCATCGCCGCCTCGCCATCATTGACCTTAACACCGGCAACCAACCCATTTTTAATGAAGACAAAAGTATTTGCATCATTTTTAATGGTGAAATCTATAATTACAAAGAGCTAAAAACCGAACTGTTGCAAAAAGGGCACTCTTTCAGCACTGCTACTGATACGGAAGTAATCGTTCATTTATATGAAGAAGAAGGTACAGATTTCATTCAAAAACTTAATGGAATTTTTGCTTTTGCACTGCTTGATAAAAATAACGACAGACTGCTCCTGGTCCGTGACCATTTCGGTGTCAAGCCTTTACATTATTATTTTAATAACGGATTGTTTATTTTCGGTTCAGAACAAAAAAGTATTTTACTTCATCCACTTGTCAGCCGTAATATCAATTACAACTCTCTCCACTCCCACCTAAACCTGCGATATACCCAAAGGAATGAAACACTTTTCGAAGGAATAAAACGCTTGCCACCGGCTCATTTTTTAATTTTTGAAAATCAAAGCATCCACATTAAGAAATACTGGAAATTGAAACCACAACCTGATGCGAGTATGAATGAAAAGGAAGCCATTGAAAAAATGCATTTTTTTATGAAACAGGCGGTGGAAAGGCAGCTGATGAGTGATGTGCCGCTGGGAGTCTATTTATCTGGCGGCATGGACAGTTCAACCATAGTACAAAAAATGCACGAGCTGGGAGTTGAGAAAATCAACACATTTACTATGGGATTCAATGAGCCCACCGACGAATTTCCCGATGCCGAACAAATCGCAAAGCATTTCAATACGAATCATCATACTTTATCCCTTTCTCTGAATCCGATGCAGCAATTCCCGCAGGTAATCTGGCATGCTGAAGAACCAAAAATCAATCTTCTGCAGGGTTTTAATATGTCGAAATTTGTCAGGCAAAATATAACGGTTGTACTTGGCGGTTTAGGCGGTGATGAGCTTTTTGCAGGATATGACATCCATAAATTTATTTTCCCATTCAATAAATTTCACAGATTAACGCCCTTATGGTTGCAAAAGATATTTCGTTGGAAATCGGAATTGCTTTTTAAGATGCAAAACCCCACCCATACCCTTACTCTTGATGAATACAGACGTGGATTACAAATGCTGCTTGCCTTAGGAAATATTGAACGTTTTTATCTTATCCTTAGAAATGTCTGGGATTTTGACAATGGGTTTTATAAAGAAATTTATCATCAGGATTTTTACCGGCAAATGCTCGCAGAAAGCCAGAAAGTTCACACAGAATTTGATGCATTTTTTAAAGATTCAAGACATTTAAACGCACTGGACCAAGTGCTTTTCACAGAGTTTCAGAGCAAAATGACAAATGATTACCTGCTCACTGAAGACAGGATGTCAATGGCTAATTCTATAGAAGAACGGGTACCTTTTCTTGATTTGGATTTGGTGAATTTTGGTTTTTCAATCCCCATACATTTAAAAATAAAAAACAATCAGACGAAATATCTGTTCCGTAAAGCCATGGCACAAAAGCTGCCGCAAAAAATTATCACGAAGAAAAAATGGGGGTTCACGGTGAATGCGTACCTGCAGTTTCAGAAAGACCTGAAGGCAACAGCAGAGAAAATACTCACACCGGAGTTTATTGAAAAACAAGGTATTTTTAATTATAGCTACATCAGGCGGATTATTGAGCACTCTCCTCACCCGAAAATGCGCTGGCATTATAATTATATATGGATTGTTATGGGGCTTGCTATTTGGCAGAAGATGTATATTGACGGAGATAATTTTAAAAAGAAAGAAATAGATTTGAAGCAGTATTTTAGCTAA
- a CDS encoding glycosyltransferase, with amino-acid sequence MKYSIIIATYNRLEEVKELLASAENLDFSRDTFELIFSDDGSTDDTEIFLKNYKSSSGLNIRYLYQQNKGPGEARNHGMRKSQGEYFIFVDSDCMFPPEWLQKIDEYLNKEHLDAWGGPDTCHESFSPLLKAINYSMTSFIGTGGTRGGKKSVQKKFYPRSFNMGISRKVFETIGGMGGLRHGQDMEFSGRIYNSGFKVGLIADAFVYHKRRTSLKRFYKQVFNWGVARVNLGKMDKQMFKPIHFIPALLIAFFLLFVIITPFPFFPKWLWFIAAAGITFLVTIAFFQSLAKYKSLKTSLLSIITLYIQIIAYGLGMWKGLFQVWTGKGTAEGYSKNYYK; translated from the coding sequence ATGAAATACTCTATAATCATCGCCACATACAATCGTCTGGAAGAAGTTAAAGAATTGCTGGCTTCGGCAGAAAATCTGGACTTTAGCCGTGATACTTTTGAATTAATATTTTCTGATGACGGCTCAACAGATGATACTGAAATTTTTTTAAAAAATTACAAATCGTCCAGCGGGTTAAATATCCGGTACCTTTATCAGCAGAATAAAGGCCCCGGGGAAGCACGCAACCATGGCATGAGAAAATCGCAGGGAGAATATTTTATATTTGTGGACTCCGATTGTATGTTTCCACCGGAATGGTTACAAAAAATCGATGAATACCTAAATAAAGAGCATCTGGATGCCTGGGGCGGTCCGGATACTTGCCACGAAAGTTTTTCGCCTCTGCTCAAAGCAATTAATTACTCCATGACTTCATTTATCGGCACAGGCGGCACCCGGGGCGGTAAAAAATCTGTTCAAAAAAAATTCTATCCGCGTAGCTTCAATATGGGGATTTCACGGAAAGTTTTTGAAACCATAGGTGGGATGGGCGGTTTGCGACACGGCCAGGATATGGAATTTTCAGGGAGAATTTATAATAGTGGTTTTAAAGTCGGATTAATTGCGGATGCATTTGTTTATCACAAAAGAAGAACATCTTTAAAACGATTTTATAAACAGGTGTTTAATTGGGGTGTTGCACGTGTGAACCTTGGTAAAATGGATAAACAAATGTTTAAACCGATACATTTTATCCCGGCATTATTAATCGCATTTTTTTTGTTGTTTGTCATTATCACTCCTTTTCCGTTTTTCCCGAAATGGCTTTGGTTTATTGCTGCTGCAGGTATTACATTTCTTGTAACCATTGCTTTTTTTCAATCGCTTGCAAAATATAAGAGCCTCAAAACATCACTGCTTTCAATCATCACGCTATATATTCAGATTATTGCATACGGCCTTGGCATGTGGAAAGGGTTGTTTCAGGTTTGGACAGGCAAAGGGACAGCCGAAGGATATTCCAAAAATTATTACAAATGA
- a CDS encoding beta-lactamase family protein: MKLIKLFWSLLILLSFVSCGTTGRVLLNGKITVDDYKIFENRKIDTGNKNSYFYEKPNNDKLQCLIPDNLNPEKLNSVEEILVSDKTVAFIIIRDDTIMYEKYFEGHDKNSVVNSFSVTKSIVSVLIGIAIEEGFIHNVNDVITDYIPELKGKGMDNISIADLLNMRSGIIFNRGFLIPVNNEATYFVSKNLLKNLRFIYKQKNPQTMFEYASINTTLLGNILISTTGKSLSEYLQEKIWQPLGMESPAYWSLDSYKSGFEKPFCCINAVVRDFARFGRLILNDGKWEGRQIVPEEWIKKCTTPAIEEQNEYSYHFWLFNNNTFYANGFLGQYVFINPNTNTIIVRIGNTDRKVDWLNLIYYLSEIENY; the protein is encoded by the coding sequence ATGAAGCTGATAAAATTATTTTGGAGTTTACTAATATTATTATCATTTGTTTCATGTGGCACAACAGGAAGAGTTCTTCTGAATGGCAAAATAACTGTTGATGACTATAAAATATTTGAAAACAGAAAAATTGATACAGGCAATAAAAATTCCTATTTCTATGAAAAACCAAATAACGATAAATTACAATGCCTGATTCCTGATAATTTAAACCCTGAGAAGTTAAATTCTGTTGAAGAGATTCTTGTATCAGATAAAACAGTTGCTTTTATAATAATCCGCGACGATACTATCATGTACGAAAAATATTTTGAAGGACATGATAAGAATTCTGTTGTAAACTCATTTTCAGTTACAAAATCAATTGTTTCTGTTCTTATTGGAATTGCCATTGAAGAAGGGTTTATTCATAATGTCAATGATGTTATTACTGATTATATTCCGGAGTTAAAGGGAAAAGGAATGGATAACATTTCCATTGCAGACTTGTTGAATATGCGTTCAGGGATTATATTTAACAGAGGTTTTCTTATTCCTGTTAATAATGAAGCGACTTATTTCGTAAGCAAAAACCTATTGAAGAACTTACGTTTTATATACAAACAAAAAAATCCTCAAACCATGTTTGAGTATGCAAGTATAAATACAACTTTACTGGGAAATATACTTATAAGTACAACAGGGAAGTCTTTATCTGAATATCTTCAGGAAAAAATTTGGCAGCCTCTTGGAATGGAAAGCCCGGCATATTGGAGCCTTGATAGTTATAAAAGTGGATTTGAAAAGCCTTTCTGTTGTATCAATGCTGTTGTACGAGACTTTGCCAGGTTTGGCAGGCTGATATTGAATGATGGAAAATGGGAGGGCAGACAGATTGTTCCTGAAGAGTGGATAAAAAAATGTACAACTCCCGCAATTGAAGAGCAGAATGAATATTCATATCATTTCTGGTTGTTTAACAATAATACTTTTTATGCCAACGGCTTCCTGGGTCAATACGTATTTATAAACCCAAATACAAACACGATTATTGTAAGGATAGGAAACACAGATAGAAAAGTGGACTGGTTGAATCTAATTTATTATTTATCAGAAATAGAAAATTATTGA
- a CDS encoding YggS family pyridoxal phosphate-dependent enzyme: MKISDNIEIVLKQIPSDVKLLAVSKKQPVKRIFEAYYAGQRIFGENRVQELIEKQPHLPSDIEWHMIGHLQTNKVKYIAPFISCIHSVDSLKLLTEINKEALKNNRMIDCLFEFHIASEESKFGLSINDAHEIMTSEDFIKMKNIRICGVMGMASFVDDEKIVRNEFKTLKRCFDELKLTYFTNVVTFQEISMGMSSDFKIAIEEGSTIVRVGTAIFGERNYQ, encoded by the coding sequence ATGAAAATTTCAGATAACATAGAAATTGTATTAAAACAAATTCCTTCGGATGTGAAGTTACTTGCTGTTTCAAAAAAACAACCGGTGAAAAGAATTTTTGAAGCTTATTATGCAGGCCAGCGGATATTTGGCGAAAACCGGGTGCAGGAATTAATTGAGAAACAGCCGCACTTGCCTTCGGATATCGAATGGCACATGATAGGGCATCTGCAAACCAATAAAGTTAAATACATTGCCCCTTTTATTTCATGTATTCACAGCGTGGACAGTTTAAAACTACTGACCGAAATTAATAAAGAAGCCCTGAAAAATAACCGCATGATTGATTGTTTGTTTGAATTTCATATTGCTTCAGAGGAAAGTAAATTCGGATTGTCAATAAATGACGCTCATGAAATCATGACTTCTGAAGATTTTATTAAAATGAAAAACATCCGTATATGCGGTGTAATGGGAATGGCAAGTTTTGTAGATGATGAAAAAATTGTCAGAAATGAGTTTAAAACACTGAAGCGTTGTTTTGATGAATTGAAATTAACGTATTTTACTAATGTTGTAACATTTCAAGAAATTTCGATGGGGATGAGCAGTGATTTTAAAATTGCCATTGAAGAAGGGTCAACAATTGTACGAGTCGGAACAGCAATATTCGGCGAACGAAATTATCAATAA
- a CDS encoding 2,3,4,5-tetrahydropyridine-2,6-dicarboxylate N-succinyltransferase has product MYSELIKKVETSWDNRDFLKDDSTCDAIRKTIELLDKGKLRVSEPMEGNWKLNEWVKKAVLLYFPIQQMQVSEAGPLEFNDKIPLKKNYRELGIRVVPHAIARYGSYLASGVVMMPSYVNIGAYVDSGTMVDTWATVGSCAQIGKNVHLSGGVGIGGVLEPVQASPVIIENNCFIGSRSIVVEGVHVKKEAVLGANVVITNSTKIIDVSGSEPLEYHGVIPERSVVIPGTYLKEFPAGKYPITCALIIGKRKESTNLKTSLNECLRDFNVAV; this is encoded by the coding sequence ATGTATTCAGAATTAATAAAAAAGGTTGAAACTTCCTGGGATAATCGCGATTTTCTCAAGGATGACAGCACCTGTGATGCCATTCGCAAAACCATTGAGCTTCTTGATAAGGGTAAGTTAAGAGTTAGTGAACCTATGGAGGGAAACTGGAAATTAAATGAATGGGTAAAGAAAGCAGTTTTACTGTATTTTCCGATTCAACAGATGCAGGTTTCAGAAGCGGGTCCGCTGGAGTTTAATGATAAAATACCTTTGAAAAAAAACTATCGTGAATTAGGCATCCGTGTGGTTCCGCATGCTATTGCCCGCTATGGTTCTTATCTGGCATCCGGCGTGGTGATGATGCCCTCTTATGTAAATATCGGTGCTTATGTGGATAGTGGAACTATGGTGGATACTTGGGCCACTGTCGGTTCATGTGCTCAAATAGGCAAAAATGTACACCTGAGTGGTGGCGTGGGCATTGGGGGCGTTTTGGAGCCTGTTCAGGCATCGCCCGTTATCATTGAAAATAATTGCTTTATTGGCTCCCGTAGCATTGTTGTGGAAGGCGTGCATGTAAAAAAAGAAGCTGTGCTGGGGGCCAATGTTGTGATTACAAACTCTACAAAAATAATTGATGTTAGCGGCAGCGAACCATTAGAATATCATGGAGTTATTCCTGAACGCTCTGTAGTTATTCCTGGTACTTATCTGAAAGAATTTCCTGCTGGGAAATATCCAATAACTTGCGCGTTGATTATTGGCAAACGAAAAGAATCAACTAATCTTAAAACCTCATTAAACGAATGTTTGAGAGATTTTAATGTAGCAGTGTAA
- the ruvX gene encoding Holliday junction resolvase RuvX, with translation MGRILAIDYGQKRAGIAVTDELKIIANGLTTVSSHEIISFLKKYLSEESVECIVVGKPLQMDNSPSESEKYISIFISSVKKVFPDIPLVRIDERFTSKMAFQTMLDSGISKKKRRNKALIDTISATIILQSYLETIK, from the coding sequence ATGGGACGCATATTAGCTATAGATTACGGACAAAAGAGAGCAGGCATCGCAGTTACCGATGAATTGAAAATTATTGCCAACGGGCTTACCACGGTTAGCAGCCATGAAATTATATCTTTTCTGAAAAAATATTTATCAGAAGAAAGCGTTGAATGTATTGTAGTTGGGAAACCTTTACAAATGGATAACTCTCCATCCGAATCCGAAAAATACATCTCAATATTTATTTCATCAGTTAAAAAGGTATTCCCAGACATTCCGCTGGTCAGAATCGATGAACGGTTCACTTCTAAAATGGCATTTCAAACCATGCTTGATTCGGGTATTAGTAAAAAAAAGCGCCGCAACAAAGCACTTATAGATACCATCAGCGCTACTATAATTCTGCAATCATATCTTGAAACAATTAAGTAA
- the def gene encoding peptide deformylase, with product MKLPVLAFGTASLKNKSESIDKDFPELKQLIENMFETMYGSAGVGLAAPQIGKNIRLFIVDTSPFGDDYPDGKDFKRVFINAQITHRTGDEWAFNEGCLCIPEVREDVMRPPTITIKYYDEDFNFHTETYSGIRARVIQHEYDHIEGILFVDRLSPLKKMLIKGKLSAISKGLVATKYKMIYPQLKKQII from the coding sequence ATGAAATTACCTGTACTTGCTTTCGGAACAGCTTCGCTGAAAAATAAATCAGAATCTATTGACAAAGATTTTCCGGAATTGAAACAACTAATCGAAAACATGTTTGAAACCATGTATGGCTCTGCCGGTGTAGGGCTTGCAGCGCCTCAAATCGGAAAAAATATCCGTCTGTTCATTGTTGACACCAGCCCTTTTGGAGATGATTATCCCGACGGAAAAGATTTTAAAAGAGTATTTATTAACGCACAAATTACTCACAGAACCGGTGACGAATGGGCTTTTAATGAAGGATGCTTATGCATTCCGGAAGTTCGGGAGGATGTGATGCGTCCACCCACCATTACCATCAAGTATTATGATGAAGATTTTAATTTTCATACCGAAACTTATTCCGGAATCCGTGCACGGGTTATCCAACATGAATACGACCATATCGAAGGAATTTTGTTCGTTGACAGGCTCAGCCCATTAAAAAAAATGTTGATAAAGGGGAAACTATCAGCTATTTCCAAAGGATTGGTAGCAACCAAGTATAAAATGATTTACCCTCAATTAAAAAAACAAATAATCTAA
- a CDS encoding tetratricopeptide repeat protein → MKTLKTLTLLLIVLIFASCQPSKDKVVRDITEKEKTIYSGTNPIPDKTKVEELITLYKKFAEEFSDDSLAPEYLYKGATLLMNSEQNDEAINLLDRIFKDYPSFNKLPEALFLKAFIYENNIKNINKAREAYKDFLNKYPDSDLADDAKISLENLGKTPEQIIKEFEQKMKQQEDSLAAATAKK, encoded by the coding sequence ATGAAAACATTAAAAACTTTAACATTACTTCTAATTGTTTTAATTTTTGCGTCCTGCCAACCTTCAAAAGATAAAGTGGTAAGGGACATTACAGAAAAGGAAAAAACCATTTATAGCGGAACAAATCCCATTCCTGACAAAACCAAAGTTGAGGAGTTAATCACCCTTTATAAGAAATTTGCCGAAGAATTTTCTGATGACTCCCTGGCTCCGGAATACCTATACAAAGGGGCTACTTTATTAATGAATAGTGAACAAAATGACGAAGCCATAAATCTCTTAGACAGAATTTTCAAAGATTATCCATCATTCAATAAGCTCCCTGAGGCATTGTTTCTCAAAGCATTTATTTACGAAAACAATATAAAAAACATCAACAAAGCTAGGGAAGCTTACAAAGATTTTCTTAATAAATACCCCGACAGCGACCTGGCTGATGACGCAAAGATATCGTTGGAAAACCTGGGAAAAACTCCAGAACAAATTATTAAGGAATTTGAACAAAAAATGAAGCAGCAGGAAGATTCGCTTGCAGCAGCTACAGCAAAAAAATAA
- a CDS encoding GAF domain-containing protein, translating to MPDKKSERYERLYLQAFELLTKCKDVTAQMATVTAILFNKMDTFFWCGFYKVEPDNLVVVTYQGPLACQLLPKNKGVCWATVNKNETIIVPDVHAFPGHIACDSRSKSEIVVPLKDKKGKIIAVLDVDSKELNTFDETDKKYLEKIVSLINI from the coding sequence ATGCCAGACAAAAAATCAGAACGATATGAGAGACTGTACCTGCAAGCATTTGAATTGCTTACAAAATGCAAGGACGTTACTGCACAAATGGCCACAGTTACAGCTATTCTTTTTAACAAAATGGACACTTTTTTCTGGTGTGGTTTTTATAAAGTGGAACCTGACAATCTCGTTGTAGTTACATATCAGGGGCCGCTTGCATGCCAGTTGTTACCCAAAAACAAAGGAGTTTGTTGGGCTACTGTGAACAAAAATGAAACTATCATTGTTCCTGATGTTCATGCTTTCCCGGGGCATATTGCCTGTGATTCAAGGTCAAAATCTGAAATAGTTGTCCCGTTGAAAGATAAAAAAGGTAAAATTATCGCTGTTCTTGACGTGGACAGCAAAGAATTAAATACTTTTGACGAGACTGACAAAAAATACCTTGAAAAGATTGTGAGCCTGATAAATATATAA
- the cdaA gene encoding diadenylate cyclase CdaA — protein MIILFIADFLSLRVTDVIDILLVAVLIYNLYRLMKGTAAINIFLGIVSIYFLWKLVNMLQMDLLSEILGQFVSVGVIALIVVFQREIRQFLLMIGTPRFLSRRKKWLTFLKMNVRQGSLVNIETIVRTCKRMADTKTGALIVLAKRSNLDEFVNTGELIDSKITEQLIENIFFKNSPLHDGAIVIVGNRIKAARCVLPLTRSENFPSSLGLRHRAAVGISEISDSITIVVSEQTGNIAYAKNGTLYTKIKSEALKVFLEMEFA, from the coding sequence ATGATTATCCTGTTTATTGCCGATTTTTTGTCCTTGAGGGTAACAGATGTTATTGATATATTGTTGGTGGCTGTGTTGATTTATAATTTATACCGCCTGATGAAGGGGACAGCAGCCATAAATATTTTTTTGGGAATTGTTTCGATTTATTTTCTCTGGAAACTTGTGAATATGCTGCAAATGGACTTGCTGTCTGAAATTCTCGGACAGTTTGTGAGTGTGGGTGTCATTGCGCTTATTGTAGTTTTTCAGCGAGAAATAAGACAATTTTTATTAATGATAGGGACACCTCGTTTTTTATCACGCAGGAAGAAATGGCTGACTTTTCTGAAAATGAATGTTAGACAGGGGAGTTTAGTTAATATTGAAACAATCGTCAGAACATGTAAGAGAATGGCAGATACAAAAACCGGAGCCCTGATTGTGCTTGCCAAACGAAGCAACCTTGATGAATTTGTCAATACAGGGGAGTTAATAGACTCGAAAATTACAGAACAACTAATAGAAAATATATTTTTCAAAAACAGTCCTTTGCATGATGGCGCTATTGTTATTGTTGGCAATAGGATTAAAGCTGCAAGATGTGTTTTGCCCTTAACAAGAAGCGAAAATTTCCCATCTTCATTAGGGTTAAGGCATCGGGCAGCTGTTGGAATTTCAGAAATTTCTGATTCAATCACCATAGTGGTATCTGAGCAAACAGGTAACATAGCTTATGCTAAAAATGGGACCTTATATACAAAAATTAAATCCGAAGCATTAAAAGTTTTTCTTGAGATGGAATTTGCCTGA
- a CDS encoding gliding motility-associated C-terminal domain-containing protein, whose amino-acid sequence MNKFKASLFIVFITYLFFNHKSFSQNTSNLFTKENSIINNKDKEKVEANFIASDSIICAGHYVTFTNLSPSGNKFIWYFEGGQPDSSFVKNPPVIYYFYPGSYTVSLTAIQSNDTNTLIKPKYIYVEDCSEKFVFIPNIFTPNEDGINDVIFIKGPDIVEAHMFIFDRWGKKVYEIHNLSQVWDGEINGQKAEQGTYVYYINLIFKDGDTQIKKGNFTLIR is encoded by the coding sequence ATGAATAAATTTAAAGCTTCTCTTTTTATCGTATTTATTACATACTTATTTTTTAATCATAAATCATTTTCGCAAAACACCAGCAATCTATTCACTAAAGAAAATAGCATTATTAATAATAAAGATAAGGAAAAAGTTGAAGCAAATTTTATCGCTAGTGACTCAATTATTTGTGCTGGCCATTATGTTACATTTACAAACCTTTCACCTAGTGGAAATAAGTTTATTTGGTATTTTGAAGGAGGGCAGCCCGATTCATCTTTTGTAAAAAACCCCCCGGTGATTTATTACTTTTATCCAGGAAGTTATACAGTAAGCTTAACGGCTATTCAAAGTAATGATACCAATACATTAATAAAGCCCAAGTACATATATGTTGAAGATTGTAGTGAAAAATTTGTTTTTATACCAAACATATTCACACCTAATGAAGATGGTATAAATGATGTCATTTTCATTAAAGGGCCTGATATTGTTGAAGCACATATGTTTATTTTTGACCGCTGGGGAAAAAAAGTTTATGAAATTCATAACCTGTCACAAGTCTGGGATGGTGAAATTAATGGTCAAAAGGCAGAGCAAGGAACTTATGTTTATTACATAAACTTAATATTCAAGGATGGAGATACACAAATTAAAAAAGGTAATTTTACATTAATACGATAA
- a CDS encoding PorP/SprF family type IX secretion system membrane protein — MKKILSLIPILIILHVNLFGQDVHFTQLNSAPLMTNPALTGAFSANHRIIVNYRSQWRNVTDSYMTYGLSYDLGFLKKELKRSFLALGIQFFNDQSGDIKLGLTHINLSIAYHLSANMHNVLAVGLQGGWYEKRLNVKNMIFGNQYDASSLGGYNPALPHGESMPFINIDYGDFSAGILWSYNSRKSTVNTPETKKVSVGLALFHINRPRQTFSNSLTERLYMKFAYHINSSIGFKNSRFFLLPSTAGFFQGPTYDVVFGNLFGVRLKKISYYTDFNPETSIAIGAHYRIKDAIIIMGQLDWKNFLFCLSYDINTSKLYNASKGAGGFEVSIRFMAPVSNAGKKNLY, encoded by the coding sequence ATGAAGAAAATATTATCCCTTATCCCAATACTTATTATTTTACATGTAAATCTGTTTGGCCAGGATGTTCATTTTACACAACTTAACAGCGCTCCGCTGATGACGAACCCTGCCCTAACCGGTGCTTTCAGTGCAAATCACAGAATTATTGTCAATTACAGAAGCCAATGGAGAAATGTTACCGATTCTTATATGACATACGGCCTGTCATACGACTTAGGTTTTCTTAAAAAGGAACTTAAAAGAAGTTTTCTTGCATTAGGAATACAGTTTTTCAACGACCAATCGGGAGATATTAAATTAGGGTTAACTCATATTAATCTTTCAATAGCGTATCACCTATCTGCAAATATGCATAATGTCTTGGCTGTAGGGTTACAAGGAGGATGGTACGAGAAAAGACTTAATGTAAAGAATATGATTTTTGGGAACCAATATGATGCTAGTTCACTAGGAGGTTATAATCCTGCACTACCTCATGGTGAAAGTATGCCTTTTATAAACATTGATTATGGTGATTTTTCAGCAGGTATTTTGTGGTCATACAACTCCAGAAAATCCACAGTTAATACTCCTGAAACAAAAAAAGTAAGCGTTGGATTGGCATTATTTCATATCAACAGGCCTAGACAAACATTTTCTAACTCATTAACCGAAAGGCTTTATATGAAATTTGCTTACCACATTAACTCATCAATAGGATTTAAAAATAGCAGATTCTTTTTATTGCCTTCAACTGCAGGCTTTTTCCAGGGGCCTACCTACGATGTCGTTTTTGGCAACTTGTTCGGAGTAAGGTTGAAAAAAATATCCTATTATACTGATTTTAACCCTGAAACGTCAATCGCTATTGGTGCACATTACCGCATTAAAGATGCTATTATTATTATGGGCCAGCTTGACTGGAAGAATTTTCTTTTCTGCTTAAGTTATGACATCAATACTTCAAAATTATATAATGCCAGTAAAGGTGCCGGAGGATTTGAGGTATCAATAAGGTTTATGGCGCCAGTTTCTAATGCCGGCAAAAAAAATCTTTATTAA